A window of the Scleropages formosus chromosome 5, fSclFor1.1, whole genome shotgun sequence genome harbors these coding sequences:
- the LOC108935954 gene encoding beta-crystallin B1-like: MSTSGEKATKTPSQTDGKTAQSKKSEMGMIPYKMCIYEFENFQGRCMEIMGECMNICEGGFDRVRSLRVDCGPFVGYEQMNFCGEMYILEKGEYPRWDSWSNSYRNDFLMSFRPVRMDPEKHKICLYEVGEFKGRKMEIVDDDVPSLFAYGFTDRVGSIMVSCGTFVGYQYPGYRGSQYLLEKGEYRHFNEYGARHPQMQSMRRIRDMQFHPHGSYVMANK, translated from the exons ATGTCTACCAGCGGAGAGAAGGCCACTAAGACCCCTTCCCAGACCGATGGGAAGACTGCCCAGAGCAAGAAGTCTGAGATGGGCATGATCCCctacaag ATGTGCATCTACGAGTTTGAGAACTTCCAGGGCAGGTGTATGGAGATCATGGGAGAGTGTATGAACATCTGTGAGGGAGGATTCGACAGGGTGCGATCCCTGCGTGTCGACTGTGGCCC CTTTGTTGGTTACGAGCAGATGAACTTCTGTGGTGAGATGTACATCCTGGAGAAGGGAGAGTACCCTCGCTGGGATTCTTGGAGCAACAGCTACAGGAACGACTTCCTTATGTCCTTCAGGCCTGTCAGAATG GACCCAGAGAAGCACAAGATCTGTCTGTATGAGGTTGGAGAATTCAAGGGTCGCAAGATGGAGATCGTCGATGACGACGTGCCCAGCCTCTTCGCCTACGGCTTCACTGACAGAGTCGGTAGCATCATGGTGAGCTGTGGAAC CTTCGTGGGGTACCAGTACCCCGGTTACCGTGGCAGTCAGTATCTGCTGGAGAAGGGTGAATATAGGCACTTCAACGAGTACGGTGCCCGCCACCCACAGATGCAGTCCATGAGGCGCATCCGCGACATGCAGTTCCACCCACACGGCTCCTACGTCATGGCCAACAAGTGA
- the LOC108935912 gene encoding zinc finger protein 260-like has protein sequence MESSREAENRRLWARAQLLETHHHHHVEQTGVNGPCAGRVLEEEGACLLRFHTHLSSCMDSIVRETVMEITAWVKGNVGRIHGDVVSGGDKSDSCHSAGDDGSPAQGFEELDPGYADPGLIQEKAAVATRQVPEAACFVVDYELTVATTAMEEHPLGKEREEKEEEGAALPNPHLRSYSGAWVAEEGSLSPEESSLATAEPLGPALELASGQAETPLHSCSRCGRSFSKEWVLRRHMRRHSEGGGLEAGAASHICPHCNRSFKHRKGLVSHLHSHSGTKAYSCDVCEQRFTRPESLNKHRRLHSGVKPYSCSLCCRRFFRSDGLKSHMRTHEGTRRLASPAAAKLCMCAHCGKAFSSVTQVANHERTHTGEKPYECLLCHKKFRHAGALSVHRITHQRDRPHVCPRCPKSFRCSKHLKRHLVTHSEARPFVCDQCSLAFRTANELKGHKIRHSLQRTHGCPDCGKNFKTEYEVKLHRRAHNGERPYSCSECQRTFRRLHHLTSHRLTHTGEKPFACDVCQRRFIRAREMRSHKKKVHLAAEPSKCNHCRMDFENLPLLEAHKRCCHGQVESQNREMPGLSKFPKILPRHVETDRLQESAGNQRAQPGKTISVEQPGGKALGPIVLVLAPQGVSLPVLQPSPVLTPGTTVLKLPLTATPLNQVTTPLKVRIPSASRASACRTAVRTSRRTKASSSGCAFVTIQTDPPGQGVAGDPATAGTEANTRSTGNRFLWMNHLPIKMQKSLSSAQWNKEDTQKEGRMR, from the exons ATGGAGAGCAGCAGGGAGGCCGAGAACAGGCGCCTGTGGGCCAGAGCGCAGCTGCTGGagacacatcatcatcatcatgtggaGCAGACAGGTGTGAATGGGCCCTGTGCTGGAAgggtgctggaggaggagggggcgtgTCTGCTGCGCTTCCACACACACCTGAGCTCCTGCATGGACTCCATTGTGAGAGAGACAGTGATGGAAATCACCGCCTGGGTGAAGGGCAACGTTGGCCGCATTCATGGGGATGTGGTGTCCGGTGGGGATAAGAGTGACAGCTGTCATTCAGCCGGTGATGACGGGTCCCCAGCACAGGGGTTCGAGGAACTGGACCCTGGATACGCTGATCCTG gGCTGATCCAGGAAAAGGCTGCCGTAGCCACACGGCAGGTTCCGGAAGCAGCTTGCTTCGTCGTGGATTACGAGCTCACTGTGGCGACGACTGCCATGGAGGAACATCCGCTGggcaaagagagagaggagaaggaggaagagggagcAGCGCTCCCCAATCCTCACCTTCGCTCATACAGTGGGGCTTGGGTGGCAGAGGAGGGTTCCCTTTCCCCGGAGGAGTCGTCTCTGGCAACCGCAGAACCCCTTGGGCCTGCGCTGGAACTGGCAAGTGGGCAAGCGGAGACACCCCTTCATAGCTGCAGCCGCTGTGGAAGAAGCTTCAGCAAGGAGTGGGTCCTGCGCAGACACATGAGGAGGCACAGCGAAGGTGGAGGCCTGGAGGCAGGGGCAGCAAGCCACATCTGCCCCCACTGTAACCGCAGCTTCAAACACCGAAAGGGCTTGGTATCACACCTGCACAGTCACAGCGGGACGAAGGCATACTCCTGTGACGTGTGCGAGCAGCGCTTCACGCGGCCCGAGTCCCTAAACAAACATCGGCGGCTGCACAGCGGCGTGAAACCGTACAGCTGCTCCCTGTGCTGCCGTCGCTTCTTCAGGTCCGACGGCCTCAAAAGCCACATGCGGACCCACGAGGGGACGAGGAGGCTTGCATCCCCTGCTGCAGCGAAGCTCTGCATGTGCGCACACTGTGGAAAGGCCTTCTCCAGCGTGACGCAGGTGGCCAATCACGAGCGGacacacactggagaaaagcccTACGagtgcctgctgtgccacaagAAGTTCCGGCACGCCGGGGCCCTGAGCGTCCACCGCATCACCCACCAACGCGATCGTCCCCATGTCTGTCCGCGGTGCCCGAAGAGCTTCCGCTGCTCCAAGCACCTGAAACGGCACCTGGTCACACACTCGGAAGCCAGACCCTTCGTCTGCGACCAGTGTTCCCTTGCCTTCCGCACTGCCAATGAGCTCAAGGGCCACAAGATCCGCCACAGCCTGCAGCGGACCCACGGCTGCCCTGACTGCGGAAAGAACTTCAAAACGGAGTACGAAGTGAAGCTGCACCGGCGAGCCCACAATGGGGAGAGACCCTACTCCTGCTCCGAGTGCCAGCGCACCTTTCGAAGGCTGCACCACCTGACGTCACaccgtctcacacacaccggCGAGAAGCCGTTCGCCTGCGACGTTTGCCAGCGCCGCTTCATCAGGGCCCGTGAGATGAGGAGCCATAAGAAGAAGGTGCACCTGGCCGCCGAGCCGTCCAAGTGCAACCACTGTCGGATGGACTTCGAAAACCTGCCGCTGCTCGAGGCTCACAAACGCTGCTGTCACGGTCAAGTGGAGAGCCAGAATCGGGAGATGCCGGGGCTCAGCAAATTCCCCAAGATCCTCCCACGACATgtggagacagacagactgcaGGAGAGTGCAGGGAATCAGCGTGCTCAACCTGGGAAGACGATATCTGTTGAGCAGCCAGGAGGTAAGGCCTTGGGCCCCATTGTATTGGTCCTGGCTCCTCAGGGGGTCTCCCTGCCTGTCCTGCAACCCAGTCCCGTTTTGACACCAGGTACTACTGTGCTCAAATTGCCTTTGACAGCTACACCTCTCAATCAGGTGACAACACCTCTCAAAGTCCGAATTCCATCTGCTTCCAGAGCATCTGCCTGCAGAACTGCAGTTAGAACTTCACGTAGGACCAAAGCGAGCTCCTCGGGGTGCGCTTTTGTGACGATTCAGACTGATCCACCAGGGCAAGGTGTAGCTGGAGATCCTGCTACGGCTGGAACTGAAGCTAATACGAGGTCGACAG GGAACAGGTTCCTTTGGATGAACCATCTTCCCATCAAGATGCAGAAGAGTTTGAGCAGCGCACAGTGGAACAAAGAGGATAcacaaaaggaaggaaggatgagATAG